One Longimicrobiaceae bacterium DNA window includes the following coding sequences:
- a CDS encoding DUF5985 family protein translates to MGTLVYALCGLTSLACAALLLRGYHRSRARLLLWSGLCFAGLALNNVLLFVDLRVATDVDLSVWRSLPTLAGLALLMYGLVWESRS, encoded by the coding sequence ATGGGCACCCTCGTCTACGCCCTGTGCGGCCTCACCAGCCTGGCGTGCGCGGCGCTGCTGCTGCGCGGCTACCACCGCAGCCGCGCCCGGCTGCTCCTGTGGTCGGGCCTGTGCTTCGCGGGCCTGGCGCTGAACAACGTGCTGCTCTTCGTGGACCTGCGCGTGGCCACCGACGTGGACCTGTCGGTGTGGCGCTCGCTGCCCACGCTGGCGGGGCTGGCGCTGCTCATGTACGGCCTGGTGTGGGAGTCGCGGTCGTGA
- a CDS encoding DUF5985 family protein, with the protein MGFVSGAIVMGYLVGGLFFFRFWRETRDRLFGIFGAAFWLLAVQRAWLALGVHDRAEHPGLYVLRLVAFVLILAAIVDKNRHSG; encoded by the coding sequence ATGGGGTTCGTGTCGGGCGCCATCGTGATGGGCTACCTGGTGGGCGGGCTCTTCTTCTTCCGCTTCTGGAGGGAGACGCGCGACCGGCTGTTCGGCATCTTCGGCGCGGCGTTCTGGCTGCTGGCGGTGCAGCGCGCGTGGCTGGCGCTGGGCGTGCACGACCGCGCCGAGCACCCGGGCCTGTACGTCCTGCGCCTCGTCGCGTTCGTCCTCATCCTCGCCGCCATCGTCGACAAGAACCGCCACTCGGGCTGA